A genome region from Deltaproteobacteria bacterium includes the following:
- a CDS encoding phenylalanine--tRNA ligase subunit beta produces MQVSLNWLGDYVDLQGLKAEDIAAALTAIGLEVEGVEKQTAFTGDVVVGKVLTAVRHPNADSLQLCTVDVGGEVPLNIVCGAPNARPGINVVVAKVGATLPGDFKIKKSKIRGETSEGMLCSEKELSISESHEGIIELKTEAKLGSDAAQALGIGDTILTLNVTPNRADCLGVIGVARDLAAKLKRQLKLPQVHELRRDSKLSSEKHLTINIHDSQGCHRFVGLYVDGVAAVPSPSWMQKRLNAAGVRPINLLVDATNYAMLEYSQPIHAYDARFVTGGRLEVRDAHDGETLVTLDGQKRDLKAGDLLICDAKGPIGLAGIMGGESSEIRADSTTLLIEVAAFAGHRIRRTSKRLGLRSEASHRFERGVDVDNLETVALRVAQLIAQGLTEAGKPAPRIAGDIVDCYPADINKKVIALRVSLAKQILGLQALSRSDVIDTLTALEFEMLDGTDDRLLFEVPYFRGDIEREVDLIEEVGRLLGFDRIPYQLPVMNIKPTPEDHFITFQESARTAMAALGLRETVSFPFAALRDLEALRLTPEHPYFPKLTLANPLSDQQRHLQTTLVPGLLRAVQENRRRSDFGSRLFECGRGYFLFGADKSGLDPAFKGLARPGRHYSPRAKSEAERPIERQWLAAVLDQPYLEKTWQNPAVSTSFYHGKATLLGLLRDFGLAEMAQWTAINPNHYPFLHPGAAATVTVAGKLAGYVGELHPAAAAALDLLGSDGAPVVLEVDLETLFDAQSKAQRSSVSVRRFPAVTRDVAFLLPKGKTHADVLAAIKGFKRRQHLTSTELFDVYTGDKLPAGTKSMAYRFAFQSPDRTLTDQEVEPELQALTAWLSQSLEAAQR; encoded by the coding sequence ATGCAGGTTTCACTCAACTGGCTCGGTGACTATGTTGATCTTCAAGGGCTCAAGGCCGAGGACATCGCAGCAGCTTTGACGGCGATCGGACTCGAAGTCGAGGGCGTGGAAAAGCAGACGGCCTTTACCGGAGACGTCGTCGTCGGCAAGGTGCTGACCGCCGTCCGTCATCCTAATGCCGATTCCCTGCAGCTCTGCACGGTGGACGTGGGTGGTGAAGTGCCACTAAACATCGTCTGTGGTGCTCCGAATGCCCGTCCAGGCATCAATGTTGTCGTCGCTAAAGTCGGTGCGACTTTGCCTGGGGATTTTAAGATCAAGAAGTCGAAAATCCGCGGCGAAACGTCAGAGGGCATGCTCTGTAGTGAGAAGGAGCTCAGCATCTCCGAGTCGCACGAGGGGATTATCGAGCTTAAAACTGAGGCGAAACTGGGCAGCGACGCGGCGCAGGCGCTAGGTATTGGCGACACGATTTTGACGTTGAACGTCACGCCAAACCGTGCGGACTGTCTCGGTGTGATCGGTGTCGCCAGGGATCTTGCCGCTAAACTGAAAAGGCAGCTCAAGCTGCCGCAGGTGCACGAGCTAAGGCGCGACAGTAAGTTGTCATCAGAAAAGCACCTGACCATTAACATTCACGACAGTCAGGGATGCCACCGTTTTGTCGGGCTTTATGTCGACGGCGTTGCAGCGGTACCGTCACCGTCGTGGATGCAAAAGCGCCTTAACGCAGCTGGCGTGCGTCCCATCAACCTCTTGGTTGACGCAACCAATTATGCCATGCTGGAGTATAGCCAGCCGATTCATGCCTACGATGCGCGTTTTGTGACGGGTGGACGCCTCGAAGTACGCGACGCCCATGACGGCGAGACCTTAGTCACGCTAGACGGCCAAAAACGCGATCTCAAAGCGGGGGATCTACTGATCTGTGATGCCAAAGGCCCTATCGGCCTCGCTGGTATTATGGGTGGGGAGTCTAGTGAGATCAGAGCTGACAGCACGACACTCCTGATCGAAGTGGCAGCTTTTGCCGGACATCGGATTCGGCGCACCAGTAAGCGCCTTGGCCTACGTTCGGAGGCCTCGCACCGCTTTGAACGCGGTGTCGACGTCGACAACCTGGAGACGGTAGCCCTGCGCGTCGCGCAACTCATAGCTCAAGGGCTGACTGAGGCTGGTAAACCGGCACCGCGGATTGCGGGTGACATTGTTGATTGCTACCCTGCCGATATAAACAAAAAAGTGATAGCCCTGCGCGTGAGCCTGGCCAAGCAGATCCTTGGCCTCCAGGCGCTCAGTCGCAGTGACGTGATCGACACGCTCACAGCGCTTGAATTTGAAATGCTCGACGGCACGGATGACCGCCTTCTGTTTGAGGTGCCATATTTCCGCGGCGATATTGAGCGCGAGGTCGATCTGATCGAAGAGGTAGGGCGCCTACTTGGCTTTGACCGCATCCCTTATCAGCTACCCGTCATGAACATTAAGCCCACTCCGGAAGACCATTTCATCACCTTTCAGGAGTCGGCCCGCACGGCGATGGCGGCTCTTGGCCTTCGGGAAACGGTGAGCTTCCCCTTTGCTGCGCTGCGTGACCTAGAAGCGCTGCGCCTCACTCCGGAGCATCCCTATTTCCCTAAGTTGACTCTGGCCAATCCCCTTAGCGATCAGCAGCGGCACTTGCAGACCACTTTGGTGCCAGGCCTACTCCGCGCAGTGCAGGAAAACCGCCGCCGCAGCGATTTCGGCTCGCGCCTTTTTGAGTGCGGGCGGGGCTACTTCCTCTTTGGTGCCGACAAATCCGGACTCGATCCGGCATTTAAGGGTCTGGCACGACCAGGGCGTCACTATTCACCACGCGCCAAGAGTGAGGCAGAGAGACCCATCGAGCGGCAATGGCTAGCGGCCGTGCTCGATCAGCCCTATCTCGAAAAGACGTGGCAGAACCCAGCCGTGAGCACTAGCTTTTATCATGGCAAGGCGACCCTGCTCGGACTTCTGCGAGACTTCGGTCTAGCTGAGATGGCCCAATGGACGGCGATCAATCCGAATCACTATCCCTTCCTGCATCCAGGAGCGGCGGCTACGGTGACGGTGGCAGGTAAGTTGGCTGGTTACGTCGGTGAGCTGCACCCTGCGGCGGCCGCAGCGCTAGATCTACTCGGTAGTGATGGGGCGCCGGTGGTTCTGGAAGTAGATCTTGAAACCCTATTTGACGCGCAGTCTAAAGCGCAGCGCTCCAGCGTCAGCGTGCGGCGATTCCCAGCCGTTACGCGTGACGTAGCTTTCCTACTGCCTAAAGGTAAGACTCACGCTGACGTTTTAGCTGCGATCAAAGGGTTTAAGCGGCGTCAGCATCTGACCAGCACGGAACTCTTTGACGTTTACACCGGTGACAAACTCCCGGCAGGCACGAAGAGTATGGCCTACCGCTTTGCCTTCCAGTCACCGGATCGCACGTTAACGGATCAGGAGGTCGAGCCTGAACTGCAAGCGCTGACCGCGTGGCTCAGTCAGAGCCTAGAGGCAGCTCAGAGGTGA
- a CDS encoding BrnT family toxin — MQIQFEWDDEKNRSNKKKHAVSFEEAATIFSNFPLEVFFDPHHSEHESRYIAVGYSNMQRCLLVVHCENQSGTKIRIISARKATRKESKDVFGG; from the coding sequence ATGCAGATTCAATTTGAATGGGATGATGAGAAGAATCGGTCGAATAAGAAGAAACATGCAGTGAGCTTTGAAGAAGCTGCGACAATTTTTTCGAATTTTCCTCTCGAGGTCTTCTTTGACCCTCACCATTCAGAACATGAAAGTCGCTATATTGCAGTCGGATATAGCAACATGCAACGCTGCTTGCTGGTGGTACATTGCGAAAATCAATCAGGCACAAAGATAAGAATTATTTCAGCGCGTAAGGCTACACGGAAAGAATCAAAGGACGTCTTTGGGGGATAA
- a CDS encoding BrnA antitoxin family protein: protein MKSSYNFKNMKKAEPKYLKRLKETVTIRLDPQVIAYFKDLALKTDIPYQSLVNYVLRDYAMHGLEPSANWIKPKEKSRRKAV, encoded by the coding sequence ATGAAATCTAGCTACAACTTTAAGAACATGAAAAAAGCAGAACCTAAATACCTTAAGCGCCTTAAGGAAACTGTAACTATTCGGTTAGATCCTCAGGTCATTGCTTATTTTAAGGATCTCGCATTGAAAACGGACATCCCTTATCAGAGTCTGGTTAACTATGTCCTCCGGGATTATGCCATGCATGGACTCGAACCAAGCGCGAACTGGATAAAGCCCAAAGAAAAAAGCCGAAGAAAAGCCGTTTGA